The following proteins are co-located in the Spinactinospora alkalitolerans genome:
- a CDS encoding GntR family transcriptional regulator, translating into MTIGFDGSGGGGTGLQRLLPAPAFQGSRSQVVADAIRKAILSGKLVPGQPLVERELSELFGVSKTPVREALIGLVGSGLIDQSQYRGMTVQTVTPELVRSVYETRDLLEPAAIAMSARNMTDADIEEAGRLLEEAAERGRQGDRTELQLLNRRFHRRLYLSCGNPLLCRYLDGLQDLVALIAIAGWAQKKTWEGEHEEHHRIMSAVARRDPREAEHEAREHMNRFADQMMENFDLKG; encoded by the coding sequence ATGACAATAGGCTTTGACGGATCGGGCGGGGGCGGCACCGGGCTCCAGAGGCTCCTGCCGGCGCCGGCCTTCCAGGGATCACGCTCCCAGGTGGTCGCGGACGCCATCCGCAAAGCGATCCTCTCCGGGAAGCTCGTGCCCGGCCAGCCGCTCGTGGAACGCGAACTCTCGGAGCTGTTCGGAGTGTCCAAGACTCCCGTGCGCGAGGCGCTGATCGGCCTGGTGGGGTCGGGATTGATCGACCAGAGCCAGTATCGGGGGATGACGGTGCAGACCGTCACCCCCGAGCTCGTCCGTTCCGTCTACGAGACCCGGGACCTGCTCGAACCGGCGGCCATCGCGATGTCGGCCCGGAACATGACCGACGCCGATATCGAAGAGGCCGGACGGCTGCTCGAGGAGGCCGCCGAGCGGGGCAGGCAGGGCGACCGGACAGAACTGCAGCTACTCAACCGGAGGTTCCACCGGCGGCTCTACCTCTCGTGCGGCAACCCGCTGCTGTGCCGCTATCTCGACGGACTGCAGGACCTCGTCGCGCTCATCGCGATCGCGGGCTGGGCCCAGAAGAAGACCTGGGAGGGCGAGCACGAGGAGCACCACCGCATCATGTCCGCCGTCGCGCGCCGCGATCCCCGGGAGGCCGAGCACGAGGCCAGGGAGCACATGAACCGGTTCGCCGACCAGATGATGGAGAATTTCGACCTGAAGGGATGA